One part of the Anopheles merus strain MAF chromosome 3L, AmerM5.1, whole genome shotgun sequence genome encodes these proteins:
- the LOC121599846 gene encoding vesicular inhibitory amino acid transporter: protein MSFLNNLRSVPLPPVKNMLNVALQTARQTIPAKQKQNGYEEQAGDNFGDASGGASGMRSPPQVPPRPQNVHFAETDAAGDTGGTTEMNPLNPFTNPKAYYQEEGTDQPGTNQYQETGFNQGDFENGYQAGGYPPRQGSVQSFGSDSTFAGGCEGEAPGGAKINEYQAAWNVTNAIQGMFIVSLPFAVLRGGYWAIIAMVGIAHICCYTGKILVMCLYEPDPQTGEPVRVRDSYVSIAKVCFGKKIGARVVSIAQIIELLMTCILYVVVCGDLMAGSFPDGALDTRSWMMLCGIFLLPLAFLKSLHHVSLLSFWCTMAHLLINAIIVGYCLLEIGDWGWSKVKWRMDFENFPISLGVIVFSYTSQIFLPTLEGNMEDRSKFNWMLDWSHIAAAAFKALFGYICFLTFQNDTQQVITNNLHSPGFKGLVNFCLVIKAILSYPLPYFAACELLERAFFRGKPKTMFPVVWELDGELKVWGLAWRLTVILGTIMMAIFIPHFSILMGFIGSFTGTMLSFIWPCYFHLKLKGHLLDQKQRAYNYFIIFLGVLFCVVGIYDSGTALIHAFEIGLPF from the exons TGCCGTTACCACCGGTGAAAAATATGCTCAACGTGGCCCTGCAAACGGCACGCCAAACGATTCCGGCCAAGCAGAAACAGAACGGCTATGAGGAGCAGGCCGGTGACAACTTCGGCGATGCTTCTGGCGGCGCTAGTGGTATGCGATCGCCACCGCAAGTCCCCCCAAGACCACAGAACGTTCATTTCGCTGAAACGGACG cCGCGGGTGACACTGGTGGAACGACGGAGATGAACCCACTGAATCCGTTCACAAATCCGAAGGCCTACTATCAGGAGGAGGGAACGGACCAGCCCGGTACGAACCAGTACCAGGAGACGGGATTCAATCAGGGTGATTTCGAAAATGGTTACCAAGCGGGCGGCTACCCACCAAG ACAGGGCAGTGTGCAATCATTTGGTTCGGACAGTACCTTTGCTGGAGGTTGCGAAGGAGAAGCTCCCGGTGGGGCAAAGATCAATGAGTATCAGGCGGCCTGGAACGTGACCAACGCAATTCAG GGAATGTTCATCGTGTCGCTACCGTTCGCCGTACTGCGCGGCGGCTACTGGGCAATCATCGCCATGGTCGGCATCGCGCACATTTGCTGCTACACCGGCAAGATACTCGTCATGTGTCTGTACGAGCCGGATCCGCAGACGGGCGAACCGGTACGGGTGCGGGACAGCTACGTATCGATCGCGAAGGTGTGCTTCGGCAAGAAGATTGGCGCACGGGTCGTCAGCATAGCGCAGATCATCGAGCTGCTGATGACCTGCATCCTGTACGTGGTGGTGTGCGGCGATCTGATGGCTGGTTCGTTCCCGGACGGAGCACTCGACACCCGCTCCTGGATGATGCTGTGCGGTATCTTTCTGCTGCCGCTCGCGTTCCTGAAGTCGCTGCACCACGTGTCGCTGCTGTCGTTCTGGTGCACCATGGCTCATCTGCTGATCAACGCGATCATCGTCGGCTACTGCCTGCTGGAGATCGGCGACTGGGGCTGGAGTAAGGTCAAGTGGCGAATGGACTTTGAGAACTTTCCAATCTCACTTGGTGTTATTGTCTTCTCCTACACGTCGCAAATCTTCCTGCCCACGCTCGAGGGCAACATGGAGGATCGGTCCAAGTTCAACTGGATGCTCGACTGGTCGCACATTGCGGCGGCCGCGTTCAAGGCACTGTTCGGGTACATCTGCTTCCTGACGTTCCAGAACGATACGCAGCAGGTGATCACGAACAATCTGCACTCGCCCGGGTTCAAGGGTCTGGTGAACTTCTGTCTGGTGATTAAGGCCATCCTCAGCTACCCGCTGCCGTACTTTGCCGCCTGCGAGCTGCTCGAGCGGGCATTCTTCCGCGGCAAGCCGAAAACGATGTTCCCCGTCGTTTGGGAGCTGGACGGGGAGCTGAAGGTATGGGGTCTGGCCTGGCGTTTGACCGTCATTCTCGGCACCATCATGATGGCCATCTTCATTCCCCACTTTTCGATTCTGATGGGCTTCATCGGCAGCTTCACTGGCACGATGTTAAGCTTCATCTGGCCCTGCTACTTCCATCTCAAGCTGAAGGGACATCTGCTAGATCAGAAGCAGCGGGCTTACAACTATTTCATCATCTTTCTCGGTGTGCTGTTCTGTGTGGTCGGTATCTACGACTCGGGCACGGCGCTGATTCATGCCTTCGAGATCGGTTTGCCGTTCTAA